The following nucleotide sequence is from Amia ocellicauda isolate fAmiCal2 chromosome 14, fAmiCal2.hap1, whole genome shotgun sequence.
GCAGGACAACGACAGACAGGGACACAGAGTGATCaaaatatacagattattattatgattattattcgtTTTATTAAATAATCACAAGGAGGCTTTAACAAAGTAATTTGTCAAGGAGGCTTCCTGattgtattatatttcaaaGAATCATGTTAGCAATATTTTCATTATGACTGCAATGTACTGGGTTGATTTCGTTCAGATGTCCGTGCTCCCTGGGGTTATTAGTGGAGTGCACCTGCACTACCACGGCCACTATTATCCAATTGAATACATCGCACTTAAAGTAACTTGGTCGTCTGCTTCGAAATGGggctgtattgttattatttaatttagagACGTCAGCTGCCTGTCAAATTGATATTTTCCACTACAGTGAATAAACGCACCGGTAGGGTGTTTCCCAGGAACACGTCACACATCAACACACAGCAGGGTGAGACAGCCCCGCCACTGTCATTTCACTGGCACCCTCATACAGAGGAGCTCGTTAAGACACATGACACGAACATGGTGCGATTTTTAGGACTCTGCATTAATTAATGCAATCAGTAATCAGcccttaataaaaacaatgaagtTGACTTTCATGATCTGCTTCAGGGCCAGTTTTTATTCTCTCCTTCGTGTCTAgtgggttatttatttatttacacacctTGCATTAATCGTATCAATCTCTAAATCGCTCTGCCTTGACAATGGCACTATTCTGATAACATAAATTGATcgattaattgatttaatgtttAGCCCCAATTCGGATCTGTCCAATCGCTGCCCTCCGCCAATCAGGGCTCGGAGGTATTTAAGGAGCTGAGTGCGGCTTCTCACTACTTCGTTTGTAGTGTTTTGAGATGGAGAAGTGTGGGATCAATGTGCGGGTCTgggtttgtgtctctgtgctgctgGCAGCAGCCATTGGTGTGTCTTTAGCCCAGGTTCAGAAATGTCAGGTCAGTGAGGCTGAGAAGATGGCGTGTGGAGACCCGGCGGTCAGTAGCGCGGACTGTGAGGCGAGTGACTGCTGCTTTGATCCGAGGGCCAGACAGCGCTGTTACTACAGCAGTGACGGTGAGAGGGTCGCCAGTGAAACACAGCTGCAGATCTGCAGGTCGTGCTCTTGGTGTGATTGAATCCTCGCTACAATACTGCCCTCTCCCTGCAGTGACGGTGCAGTGCACCACGGATGGGCAGTTCGTGGTTGTGGTGCCCAGGGACGTCACCACCCCTCCGCTGAGCCTCGATACCGTCAGCCTGCTGGGTGGTCAGAGCGCCCCCTGCAGTCCTGTCGGCACCACTGCTGGCTTTGCCAAGTTCCAGTTCCCAGTCAGTGCCTGCGGCAGCATCCTGAAGGTGAGCCTCTCCCAGCACTGCCAGGAGCATCGCAGCCCTGTGTGGAGCTGCTGCCTGCTGTGCCCCCTGTCTGGTGTCTAATGTGGGCTGTGATTGGTGTTCCAGGCTGAGGGGGAAGACCTGCTGTATGAGAACATGATGTCCTCTGCCTTTGACGTTCAGAAGGGGCCTGATGGCTCCATCACCAGGGACAGCCTCTATGAGTGAGTGGCTCCCTTGTGCCCCCAGTGGCCTTTCCCCTTGGTCAGGGTCCTGACTGATCCACTGCTGGCTGCTTCTCCCTCCAGGCTGACCTTCCTGTGCAGGTACTCGGGCAGTGAGCTGCTTCCTGTGGAGGCTGTAGTCTACACTGcggccccccctcccccttcagTCGTGGCCCCGGGGCCCCTCAGTGTGGAGCTCAGGATTGCAACAGGTACTGTGCCCAGCTGTCCACAGGGCCGTGGCAGTGAATGCTTTCCAATGCATGTTGCATTCCTAATGcccctgctgttcctctgtAGAAGCCGTGTATGACTCCTACTACAGGGATGTGGACTACCCTGTGACCAAGGTCCTGCGGGATCCTGTGTATGTTGAGGTTCGCATCCTGAACAGGACTGCTCTCCCTATGTCtgtctgactggactggactggactgctgcagagtcactgactggactggactggaatggactggactgctgcaaaGTCACTGAGAATATTAATCTGAAAGTTCTGTACAGGACTGGCACTGCCCAGAAATTCTCTCCCTGCCCCCTgctcagctgtgtgtgtgtgtgtccacagGAGATAACTGATCACATCAGCGCAGAGCAGTTGTTGGTGCAAGTGGTCATCACAGTCCTGTGCATCACGCTGGCCGTCTACTGTGGCAAGGCCGTGCGCTGCTGCAGCCCCGCCAGCAGAATGgtaaactgacacactgatacccTGGAACAGTGGCACACTGCGGGACTGGCACACTGGCACTTATTGGGGGAAGCTGTAGGATCACTATTAATATAGTGGTAGTAGCACTACCTATAGtggtattaattattattattattaatattaatgttgaTGGAAGGATTCTAATGTCGAGGTCACTGTTCTACTGCCTCTTCTTCCAATTAAGCTCTGAATTATTGAATTGATCACTCGTTACCATCCTGTGGGCTAACTTGTTGCTCTTCATCTCTCGCAACACAGCCGGTGATCACGGTGAACGCTCCTGGCCCGGCCCAGTCGCAGCAGTGAGAGGACCCGGCCACaacgccccccacccccaaaataAAGACTGAAGACCCACGCTACATACGCAGCCCACGTGCGAGTCCTGGTGTCCAGTGGGGGAGCGGTGACTGTTGACAAAGGAGTTTCAGTCAGCGACAGTCAGAGATGGATGACGATTGGACGAGGAACATCAGAGCGACACAGACCCGTGCCGACCCTTTCCCTCCAGCTGGGCTTGCCGTAGTGCTCAGAGCGAGGCAGTCGGGAAGCTGACGACCTCCACAATTATTTGTGTAGCAGCCCCTGTGGATGTACTTGACAACACCACCCCCTTATTGCAGTTTTACTTAATTGCTTGAGCACATTTGTCCAAGCAGAATTcacactttcaaaacaatgaacaCACAGCCCTAAATTGAAACAGGTTGGCCAAAATGGCAGATTTAATTTGCAGATTGCACCAAGACACTCAAAACATGAAACACAGAAATCATCTTTCCATCACAACATACAACTTGTTACCTAATGAAAAGTTACTTCAATCATTTGTTTTACATAATGGCACAATAAATACTAACTACTACCATCAATATACCCTACTATGGCTAACGCACCTGTTGATAtgataattacagtatgtaccaTAAAAGGCATGTAACCATCACAGCATGGGCTGTATTCTTTCCATGATTTTACCAAATTCAGATGGAACATCACTCAGGAGCAGGGATATCCAGAAAGAAACCACTCCATTTCACCTCTGtcctttacaaatgcaatgatgCTGTAGATACAGAGAATAAAAGACTCCAAGCAGACAACTCACTGCAAGAACAAAGCATCAaaaaagctgcacaaacacagtaTATTCCACACTCATCAACAGTCCATCAGACCTCAAGTTGTCTTGAACATCACACTGGATGTTTTCCCTCCTTGCAGGGCACATCGCTGCTCTGCAGTCCTGTGCAATGATGGTCAGCCAACCAGCATTCGTGGCATTGAGGAGGGGCCTGAGGTCACGTGAACTGAAATCACAATTGTTCCACCTCCACTCAGACAATTTCTTAATTGTATGGAAAGCAGGAGTGTATGGAGGGAGAATTTGCATCACTGTTCAGAGGTGGGCTCTAACCAATGTACTACACAGACAGGAGAGGTCAAAAGCAAGATTGTCCTGGTGTCCTATGGTACACTGGAGTGACTGAAACAATCACCCCAAGGTCCTGAGAATCTCTACAAAATGCTATTCATTTTTGAATAGAATCTCAATTCAGCATGCCACACTCAGCAGATCATTTAACAGCTGTTCTGTCAATATAATTTGCACCTTAAAACCATAATAAAGCTGCATAGAGCCTTAATAACAGTACTTCAAACATTGGGAAAGTAAAAAAAAGCCCAGAAAACACCATTGAGCAGGAGCACAGTGCCTAGTTATGGGATTGTGTATAAGATCACAAAAAGTCACTTTGTGCACCAGTTTGTTGTACACGTCTGAATggcacattttcaaaaccaaacaaaaacccatccTGACTATGTGCATTTCACTTACAGAATTGACAAGAGGCAATTTATTTTGCCCAATAACAAATCCATATAATCCTGCCAAACACACGCCTGGGGCAGGGACTCACACTAGAAGGGTGACATTGACCAAAGAGTCAGATTTAACCATTTAGGACTAGTGGACACTACCCAGCACCCCTCCCACACCCACTGAGGTGAGACAGAGACCATTTAATTGCTTTGACTTTTATTCTCAAAGTACAGGAGACAGATTGCATTTGTACAGTAGGAGTCCTGCCCACAGACAGGGCCACAGCCCCAGCACAgcctgcagggagagagagaggggttactTCACAGACCACAGCCAGCATTCGAGTCTGCTTCCTACAAGGGCAGGAAGTCAGACAAATATACCCAAGTTACTTAGGGTTTGAGCCGAGTCACGACCAACTCAGGTGTTGCATGGATATAGAGCTGGGGTCCAGTTTAAAGTGCCACTAACCCCCTCTCCAAAGGCAGCTACTGGGCAGTGTTGGGCTGAGATCGGCCCATGATGAAGAACGGGCCCAGTATGGCGTCGGCCTCCTGCACCACCCctgcagggagacaggcagggcATTAGGGCCCGTGAGGGGGGGATCCATCTCAGACCAGCACAAGGTTTAAGAGTTCAGTCAGCTTCCTGCACCCACCCTGCTCTGGAGATGGGGCCCCTCGGCTCCTGCGCCTCAAGCCCCGGGCCCTGGAGGCGGGGTCAcagctggagtcacagcagctGCACACCTGGTCACTGCCATCCACAGACTGCCACCTTGGGAAGGAGGATTGGATTGTTGAACAGAGGGGGGGGTGGGAAGCATTTTGGAGTTGCACCAGCTTCACCCCAATAGACCACCCCCTTACCTCTGCACAAAGGAGCAGGCCTTGTTCTGGGCATCGTTCTGGGAGGCAAGCGCCATGGTCAGGTGGCAGGCGATGTAGAGCTAGAGGAGGGAGAGACCGAGGGACAGGACAGCACATGAGCGTGGGGCGGGCAGGGTCACTCACACAGCCCAGAGGAGAGCGCAGGGACTCACGGAGCTGCGGGCATCCTGGTGGAAGCGGAAGGCCTCCAGCTGCATGCGGAGACTAGAATCCTGGGGCCGTGGCAGGAAGCGTGAGCTGGATCCAGTAGCCTTGGAGTCCACAAAGCACCTGCAGGGAGAGTCTGTATTGGGCAGGGGCCACAGGTCTCAGCGAGGTGTGAATCTGGCAAGTCCTAGTCTAGGGGGACAGACAGGAGCTCACAATAGGCCCCCCAGACTCACCCATGGTTCTCAATGAAGGCGTAGCTGGGCGAGGAGGTCTGGTTCGGCTCAAGGGTGGCCACACAGCGGTCCACGAACAGCCGCAGGGGCAGGTGGCCGGTCAGGTTGACCGAGGCCTTGAGGTGCAGCATGTCCCCCAGGTAGAAGACGTTGGAGGGCCTCTGGGAGCTCCAGTCATCTGCAGGGAGATGCAAGTGTCAGTGCCAGCATTGACCACACAGGCACCACCTGGACCTCTGTAGGGGTACCAGtcatgagctgcagggagaagtcCAGGACATCCTCAGCAGTGCGAGTGGAGGTGAAGGGGACCCAGGTGGGCTTCAGGGCATCACTGCTCACATTGGCCGTCCTGCAGGAGAGAGGGGTCCCTCATCAGCATTTACAGCAGAGAATTGAGCTCATCGAGTCCTCCAGTCTGGAGAACTCAATCCAGCAACTTACAAAAACATGGGTTGCATCTTGGAAAGGCATGGTTTACTCTACATCatgtgttgaaactggggggtgggggaaaaaaaaaaaaaaagcactggcCTGGACCTCAAATCCAAACACAGCCCAGGTTTAGAGCACAAGAGGGGAGGGGTGGGAACCTGCACATCAGATCTCCTGAATGACATCAGGCCTGTGGCCAATAGGCCTTGCTCACCTGTTATAGTGGCACTCGAGTGGGATGGAGGCGTTGTTCATCCGGATGATGCCACCGGGGGAAGGGGCCGGAGTGTAGAACAGGGTGTTGGAGTACACCAGCAAGTCCTCGGTGAACTGGGGCAGCCAAAGAGAAGCAGCATTTAAGCTGGTTAACAACTCTTGCATTGCATGTCTAGTTACAGTTCAGACCATGACAATTAGGATAAATTCAGAGCATCATACTGGACAGTATATTGCAGCACAGCCTACTGGGAGGAACAGATAGGGCAGTGAAGGAGTTGCTTCTGGAAGAGCACTAGAGAGCTAAACTAGTGGGTTTTCAACCCAGGACCTGGaagcccccccccgccccccccctaTGGTTTTGTTCCAACGGAGCACAAGAACACCCTTAAGTTTAACcaataattaaatcaaagcCTTCATTTGAAATTATAAGCTTGTATAAGGAATCAACTTCTGATCAGTTACACACATTTTAAGTCAATTAAagtaagggttcaattaagtaattaagagctcggcTAGAACGaaacccagcagggtagggaATACTCCAGatccagggttgagaaccactgaactACTCGGTAGGTCCATCACAGCCAATACAGGGGTCACAAGCATCTAAGCGGACACCCAATGTGTTGGGCTCCAGCAGAACTATGCCAGGGAGTCCTGCTGGAGGGACCAGGACCCAGAGCACTATAGCGCTAGACTTCACTATACTGTGAAGGGCAGCGCCTACCGACAGCTCGCTCCCGCAGTCCTGCAGCTCGGCGGTGATCACGAACGACTCGCCCCCGGGGGAGGCGACGGTGCAGGAGCCCGGGGCGGCGGGGGGCCCCAGCCGCAGGTCGGAGCCGCTGATGGCCGTGCCCACAGCGTAGAGGTCGGCAAGCACGGTGATCTCCACGGTGGCCTCTAGGCACCGGAGAAAGACGGTCTGCGTCACGGCGCCAGCCCGGCTCTGACCTGGGAGCGCATAGTAGCCACGGCCGGACCCGGAGGAGCGCAGACCGGGGGACCCCGCTTTAGAGCGGTGCTTCAGGGGGTGGCTCTCCTTGCCTTTAACACTCAGCCGACACTGCGCAGCCGCAAACAGAAACAGCAAGCCCACTTGCCAATAAAGCGTGCTACCGAAGACTCCCATGATTGGCTCTGTTGCTTTAACCCCAGCAAGACGGTTTCAAAGCTGACAGTGCAATACTCACCTGTGGCGCCTCTGCCTATTTATACAGGTGCCGCCACTGGGAGCCAATCAGAGACCAGCCCGGAGTGGTCAGTGTGAACAGGTCCGGCCCGGCGATGGAATGCGCCCCGACACGGCCAGTCGCAGGACAACGACAGACAGGGACACAGAGTGATCaaaatatacagattattattatgattattattcgtTTTATTAAATAATCACAAGGAGGCTTTAACAAAGTAATTTGTCAAGGAGGCTTCCTGattgtattatatttcaaaGAATCATGTTAGCAATATTTTCATTATGACTGCAATGTACTGGGTTGATTTCGTTCAGATGTCCGTGCTCCCTGGGGTTATTAGTGGAGTGCACCTGCACTACCACGGCCACTATTATCCAATTGAATACATCGCACTTAAAGTAACTTGGTCGTCTGCTTCGAAATGGggctgtattgttattatttaatttagagACGTCAGCTGCCTGTCAAATTGATATTTTCCACTACAGTGAATAAACGCACCGGTAGGGTGTTTCCCAGGAACACGTCACACATCAACACACAGCAGGGTGAGACAGCCCCGCCACTGTCATTTCACTGGCACCCTCATACAGAGGAGCTCGTTAAGACACATGACACGAACATGGTGCGATTTTTAGGACTCTGCATTAATTAATGCAATCAGTAATCAGcccttaataaaaacaatgaagtTGACTTTCATGATCTGCTTCAGGGCCAGTTTTTATTCTCTCCTTCGTGTCTAgtgggttatttatttatttacacacctTGCATTAATCGTATCAATCTCTAAATCGCTCTGCCTTGACAATGGCACTATTCTGATAACATAAATTGATcgattaattgatttaatgtttAGCCCCAATTCGGATCTGTCCAATCGCTGCCCTCCGCCAATCAGGGCTCGGAGGTATTTAAGGAGCTGAGTGCGGCTTCTCACTACTTCGTTTGTAGTGTTTTGAGATGGAGAAGTGTGGGATCAATGTGCGGGTCTgggtttgtgtctctgtgctgctgGCAGCAGCCATTGGTGTGTCTTTAGCCCAGGTTCAGAAATGTCAGGTCAGTGAGGCTGAGAAGATGGCGTGTGGAGACCCGGCGGTCAGTAGCGCGGACTGTGAGGCGAGTGACTGCTG
It contains:
- the LOC136768366 gene encoding zona pellucida sperm-binding protein 4-like; the protein is MEKCGINVRVWVCVSVLLAAAIGVSLAQVQKCQVSEAEKMACGDPAVSSADCEASDCCFDPRARQRCYYSSDVTVQCTTDGQFVVVVPRDVTTPPLSLDTVSLLGGQSAPCSPVGTTAGFAKFQFPVSACGSILKAEGEDLLYENMMSSAFDVQKGPDGSITRDSLYELTFLCRYSGSELLPVEAVVYTAAPPPPSVVAPGPLSVELRIATEAVYDSYYRDVDYPVTKVLRDPVYVEEITDHISAEQLLVQVVITVLCITLAVYCGKAVRCCSPASRMPVITVNAPGPAQSQQ
- the LOC136768365 gene encoding zona pellucida sperm-binding protein 3-like, coding for MGVFGSTLYWQVGLLFLFAAAQCRLSVKGKESHPLKHRSKAGSPGLRSSGSGRGYYALPGQSRAGAVTQTVFLRCLEATVEITVLADLYAVGTAISGSDLRLGPPAAPGSCTVASPGGESFVITAELQDCGSELSFTEDLLVYSNTLFYTPAPSPGGIIRMNNASIPLECHYNRTANVSSDALKPTWVPFTSTRTAEDVLDFSLQLMTDDWSSQRPSNVFYLGDMLHLKASVNLTGHLPLRLFVDRCVATLEPNQTSSPSYAFIENHGCFVDSKATGSSSRFLPRPQDSSLRMQLEAFRFHQDARSSLYIACHLTMALASQNDAQNKACSFVQRWQSVDGSDQVCSCCDSSCDPASRARGLRRRSRGAPSPEQGVVQEADAILGPFFIMGRSQPNTAQ